In one Salvelinus fontinalis isolate EN_2023a chromosome 16, ASM2944872v1, whole genome shotgun sequence genomic region, the following are encoded:
- the LOC129812940 gene encoding E3 ubiquitin-protein ligase UBR1-like isoform X2, whose amino-acid sequence MEEVKKQFGQHIEVEPEWKAGFSIQRQLRHILVMFHGWCSSDETVLLLSFKECHRALTLCSNQPFHSKAIDYYMCKHILHVRPYKVSQEPVSIHLLISRALAGLYVQLCSTGTVKRLHQYVDPESCDFTWFAEHPLRCVVLAAQASAEMWRRNGLSLVSQSAAS is encoded by the exons ATGGAGGAGGTGAAGAAGCAATTTGGTCAGCACATCGAGGTCGAGCCTGAATGGAAGGCTGGGTTTTCTATCCAGAGACAGCTACGACACATCCTTGTCATGTTCCATGGCTGGTGTTCATCTGAT GAGACAGTTCTTCTTCTGTCCTTCAAGGAGTGTCACAGGGCACTGACGCTCTGCAGTAACCAACCCTTTCACAGCAAGGCCATAGACTACTACATGTGCAAACACATCCTCCATGTACGCCCCTACAAGGTGTCCCAGGAGCCTGTCAGCATACACCTGCTCATCTCCCGGGCGCTTGCTG GCCTGTATGTACAGCTGTGTAGTACAGGGACAGTCAAACGCCTCCACCAATATGTGGATCCG GAGAGCTGTGACTTCACCTGGTTTGCTGAGCACCCTCTGCGCTGTGTGGTGCTGGCTGCCCAGGCCTCAGCTGAGATGTGGCGCAGGAACGGCCTCTCGCTCGTCAGCCAG AGTGCTGCTTCCTAA
- the LOC129812938 gene encoding ataxin-3-like isoform X1: protein MESIFHEKQEGSLCAQHCLNNLLQGEYFTPVDLSFIAHQLDEEERMRMAEGGIGSEEYITFLQQPSGNMDDSGFFSIQVISNALSVWGLELTLFNSREYQRLMITPINEKAFICNYKEHWFTIRKLGQQWFNLNSLLTGPELISDTYIALFLAQLQQEGYSIFVIRGNLPGCDAEQILGIMKVQQQERPKLIGENEAQSSSGMCRSSGQGSVLETGPGVEERVVDEDELRKALALSTQDMEVEDEEADLRRAIQLSMQGKAILGPVMSDKSMSKRGLVAKTTSSDHAPGSITGGAPQSEKLSAEELRRRRQAYFDRQFQQLAQPTSPKQSTESTESGKSGTKEDAQAKRSQ, encoded by the exons ATGGAGTCCATCTTTCATGAAAAA CAAGAGGGCTCCCTGTGTGCTCAGCATTGCCTTAACAACCTTCTGCAAGGCGAGTATTTTACCCCCGTTGACCTATCGTTCATTGCCCATCAACTGGATGAGGAGGAAAGGATGAGGATGGCCGAGGGTGGTATAGGTAGTGAGGAGTACATAACGTTTTTACAG CAACCATCTGGTAACATGGATGACAGTGGTTTCTTTTCTATACAA GTTATCAGCAATGCGTTATCAGTGTGGGGTTTGGAGCTGACCCTCTTCAACAGTCGAGAGTACCAGAGGCTTATGATAACCCCAAT AAATGAAAAGGCATTTATATGCAACTACAAGGAGCACTGGTTTACAATACGAAAACTTGGGCAACAG TGGTTTAATCTGAATTCATTATTGACTGGACCAGAGCTGATATCAGACACATACATAGCCCTCTTCCTTGCACAGTTACAGCAAGAAG GGTATTCCATATTTGTGATCCGAGGAAATCTCCCAGGGTGTGACGCAGAGCAGATACTGGGGATCATGAAGGTGCAGCAGCAAGAGAGACCAAAGCTGATTGGAGAGAACGAGGCTCAGTCGAGTAGTGGCATGTG CAGATCATCAGGGCAGGGTAGTGTGCTGGAGACAGGCCCTGGCGTAGAAGAGAGGGTGGTGGACGAGGATGAGCTGAGAAAGGCCCTGGCCCTGAGTACACAGGACATGGAGGTGGAGGATGAAGAGGCTGACCTTCGCAGGGCCATACAGCTCAGCATGCAGGGTAAGGCTATATTGG GGCCAGTAATGAGCGATAAGTCAATGTCGAAAAGGGGGCTTGTTGCCAAGACAACATCGTCAGACCATGCACCAGGGAGTATTACAGGGGGAGCACCTCAGAGTGAGAAACTCTCAGCCGAGGAACTGCGAAGGAGGAGACAAGCCTACTTTGACAG ACAGTTCCAACAGCTGGCTCAGCCCACTTCACCTAAACAATCTACAGAAAGCACAG AATCTGGGAAGAGTGGCACAAAGGAGGATGCACAAGCCAAACGCAGCCAGTAA
- the LOC129812941 gene encoding photoreceptor outer segment membrane glycoprotein 2-like: MAVLKVKFTKTNRDKLAQVLWILNWVSVVTGLILFSLGLFLKVEINKRWELMAERDLHYVPNMLIATGLIACGINFLGGKICYDCADTTKFLRWKLLMLPYVICTFFFTFCILVGALMCYGMRGELEEALDLGLRDAMRYYKDTDTPGRCFLKRTVDLLQIQFQCCGNFGFRDWFQIQWISNRYLDMSCREVVARLRSNVEGKYLMDGVPFSCCNINSPRPCIQHQITNSSAHFNYEYQTEELNLWKKGCRQALLEYYTHIMQSIGLTVLIIWLFELSVLTGVRYLQTSLENVLRQGDPDSESDGWLLENSFVETARSNFNIIKSLGKCNQIGTANNGDPNIDVPSTAYYGPDNLPPKQIPVAS; the protein is encoded by the exons ATGGCCGTGCTGAAAGTGAAATTCACCAAGACCAACAGGGACAAGCTTGCCCAAGTGCTGTGGATCCTCAACTGGGTTTCCGTGGTGACGGGGTTGATTTTGTTTAGCCTGGGGCTCTTCTTAAAGGTGGAGATCAACAAACGCTGGGAGCTTATGGCAGAAAGGGACCTCCACTACGTCCCCAACATGCTCATTGCCACAGGCCTCATCGCCTGTGGCATCAATTTCCTGGGCGGGAAGATCTGCTACGACTGTGCGGACACCACTAAGTTCCTGCGCTGGAAGCTGCTGATGCTGCCCTACGTCATCTGCACCTTCTTCTTCACCTTCTGCATCCTGGTGGGGGCTCTCATGTGCTACGGCATGCGCGGGGAGCTGGAGGAGGCTCTGGACCTGGGTCTGCGGGACGCCATGCGCTATTATAAGGACACGGACACACCAGGCCGCTGCTTCCTGAAGCGCACTGTGGACCTGCTGCAGATCCAGTTCCAGTGCTGCGGCAACTTCGGCTTCAGAGACTGGTTCCAGATCCAGTGGATCAGCAACCGCTACCTGGACATGTCCTGCAGGGAGGTTGTGGC CCGGCTGAGGAGTAACGTGGAAGGGAAATACCTGATGGACGGGGTTCCCTTCAGCTGCTGTAACATTAACTCACCACGGCCCTGCATCCAGCACCAGATCACCAACAGCTCAGCCCACTTCAACTATGAATACCAGACAGAGGAGCTCAACTTGTGGAAGAAGGGCTGCCGCCAGGCCCTGCTGGAGTACTACACCCACATCATGCAGTCCATTGGCCTCACCGTCCTCATCATCTGGCTGTTTGAG CTGTCGGTGCTGACCGGGGTGCGCTACCTGCAGACATCCCTGGAGAACGTACTGAGACAGGGGGACCCAGACTCAGAGTCCGACGGCTGGCTCCTGGAGAACAGCTTTGTGGAGACAGCCAGATCCAACTTCAATATCATAAAGAGCTTGGGGAAGTGCAACCAGATTGGCACAGCCAACAACGGCGACCCCAACATTGACGTCCCCTCCACAGCCTACTATGGACCAGACAACCTGCCCCCAAAACAGATTCCTGTGGCCAGTTGA
- the LOC129812938 gene encoding ataxin-3-like isoform X3, giving the protein MKNKRAPCVLSIALTTFCKQPSGNMDDSGFFSIQVISNALSVWGLELTLFNSREYQRLMITPINEKAFICNYKEHWFTIRKLGQQWFNLNSLLTGPELISDTYIALFLAQLQQEGYSIFVIRGNLPGCDAEQILGIMKVQQQERPKLIGENEAQSSSGMCRSSGQGSVLETGPGVEERVVDEDELRKALALSTQDMEVEDEEADLRRAIQLSMQGKAILGPVMSDKSMSKRGLVAKTTSSDHAPGSITGGAPQSEKLSAEELRRRRQAYFDRQFQQLAQPTSPKQSTESTESGKSGTKEDAQAKRSQ; this is encoded by the exons ATGAAAAA CAAGAGGGCTCCCTGTGTGCTCAGCATTGCCTTAACAACCTTCTGCAAG CAACCATCTGGTAACATGGATGACAGTGGTTTCTTTTCTATACAA GTTATCAGCAATGCGTTATCAGTGTGGGGTTTGGAGCTGACCCTCTTCAACAGTCGAGAGTACCAGAGGCTTATGATAACCCCAAT AAATGAAAAGGCATTTATATGCAACTACAAGGAGCACTGGTTTACAATACGAAAACTTGGGCAACAG TGGTTTAATCTGAATTCATTATTGACTGGACCAGAGCTGATATCAGACACATACATAGCCCTCTTCCTTGCACAGTTACAGCAAGAAG GGTATTCCATATTTGTGATCCGAGGAAATCTCCCAGGGTGTGACGCAGAGCAGATACTGGGGATCATGAAGGTGCAGCAGCAAGAGAGACCAAAGCTGATTGGAGAGAACGAGGCTCAGTCGAGTAGTGGCATGTG CAGATCATCAGGGCAGGGTAGTGTGCTGGAGACAGGCCCTGGCGTAGAAGAGAGGGTGGTGGACGAGGATGAGCTGAGAAAGGCCCTGGCCCTGAGTACACAGGACATGGAGGTGGAGGATGAAGAGGCTGACCTTCGCAGGGCCATACAGCTCAGCATGCAGGGTAAGGCTATATTGG GGCCAGTAATGAGCGATAAGTCAATGTCGAAAAGGGGGCTTGTTGCCAAGACAACATCGTCAGACCATGCACCAGGGAGTATTACAGGGGGAGCACCTCAGAGTGAGAAACTCTCAGCCGAGGAACTGCGAAGGAGGAGACAAGCCTACTTTGACAG ACAGTTCCAACAGCTGGCTCAGCCCACTTCACCTAAACAATCTACAGAAAGCACAG AATCTGGGAAGAGTGGCACAAAGGAGGATGCACAAGCCAAACGCAGCCAGTAA
- the LOC129812940 gene encoding E3 ubiquitin-protein ligase UBR1-like isoform X1, with protein MEEVKKQFGQHIEVEPEWKAGFSIQRQLRHILVMFHGWCSSDETVLLLSFKECHRALTLCSNQPFHSKAIDYYMCKHILHVRPYKVSQEPVSIHLLISRALAGLYVQLCSTGTVKRLHQYVDPESCDFTWFAEHPLRCVVLAAQASAEMWRRNGLSLVSQVEGGMVLMGLWCQLLLNP; from the exons ATGGAGGAGGTGAAGAAGCAATTTGGTCAGCACATCGAGGTCGAGCCTGAATGGAAGGCTGGGTTTTCTATCCAGAGACAGCTACGACACATCCTTGTCATGTTCCATGGCTGGTGTTCATCTGAT GAGACAGTTCTTCTTCTGTCCTTCAAGGAGTGTCACAGGGCACTGACGCTCTGCAGTAACCAACCCTTTCACAGCAAGGCCATAGACTACTACATGTGCAAACACATCCTCCATGTACGCCCCTACAAGGTGTCCCAGGAGCCTGTCAGCATACACCTGCTCATCTCCCGGGCGCTTGCTG GCCTGTATGTACAGCTGTGTAGTACAGGGACAGTCAAACGCCTCCACCAATATGTGGATCCG GAGAGCTGTGACTTCACCTGGTTTGCTGAGCACCCTCTGCGCTGTGTGGTGCTGGCTGCCCAGGCCTCAGCTGAGATGTGGCGCAGGAACGGCCTCTCGCTCGTCAGCCAGGTGGAAGGCGGGATGGTTTTGATGGGCTTGTGGTGTCAACTGTTGCTAAACCCCTAA
- the LOC129812938 gene encoding ataxin-3-like isoform X2 — translation MESIFHEKQEGSLCAQHCLNNLLQGEYFTPVDLSFIAHQLDEEERMRMAEGGIGSEEYITFLQQPSGNMDDSGFFSIQVISNALSVWGLELTLFNSREYQRLMITPINEKAFICNYKEHWFTIRKLGQQWFNLNSLLTGPELISDTYIALFLAQLQQEGYSIFVIRGNLPGCDAEQILGIMKVQQQERPKLIGENEAQSSSGMCRSSGQGSVLETGPGVEERVVDEDELRKALALSTQDMEVEDEEADLRRAIQLSMQGPVMSDKSMSKRGLVAKTTSSDHAPGSITGGAPQSEKLSAEELRRRRQAYFDRQFQQLAQPTSPKQSTESTESGKSGTKEDAQAKRSQ, via the exons ATGGAGTCCATCTTTCATGAAAAA CAAGAGGGCTCCCTGTGTGCTCAGCATTGCCTTAACAACCTTCTGCAAGGCGAGTATTTTACCCCCGTTGACCTATCGTTCATTGCCCATCAACTGGATGAGGAGGAAAGGATGAGGATGGCCGAGGGTGGTATAGGTAGTGAGGAGTACATAACGTTTTTACAG CAACCATCTGGTAACATGGATGACAGTGGTTTCTTTTCTATACAA GTTATCAGCAATGCGTTATCAGTGTGGGGTTTGGAGCTGACCCTCTTCAACAGTCGAGAGTACCAGAGGCTTATGATAACCCCAAT AAATGAAAAGGCATTTATATGCAACTACAAGGAGCACTGGTTTACAATACGAAAACTTGGGCAACAG TGGTTTAATCTGAATTCATTATTGACTGGACCAGAGCTGATATCAGACACATACATAGCCCTCTTCCTTGCACAGTTACAGCAAGAAG GGTATTCCATATTTGTGATCCGAGGAAATCTCCCAGGGTGTGACGCAGAGCAGATACTGGGGATCATGAAGGTGCAGCAGCAAGAGAGACCAAAGCTGATTGGAGAGAACGAGGCTCAGTCGAGTAGTGGCATGTG CAGATCATCAGGGCAGGGTAGTGTGCTGGAGACAGGCCCTGGCGTAGAAGAGAGGGTGGTGGACGAGGATGAGCTGAGAAAGGCCCTGGCCCTGAGTACACAGGACATGGAGGTGGAGGATGAAGAGGCTGACCTTCGCAGGGCCATACAGCTCAGCATGCAGG GGCCAGTAATGAGCGATAAGTCAATGTCGAAAAGGGGGCTTGTTGCCAAGACAACATCGTCAGACCATGCACCAGGGAGTATTACAGGGGGAGCACCTCAGAGTGAGAAACTCTCAGCCGAGGAACTGCGAAGGAGGAGACAAGCCTACTTTGACAG ACAGTTCCAACAGCTGGCTCAGCCCACTTCACCTAAACAATCTACAGAAAGCACAG AATCTGGGAAGAGTGGCACAAAGGAGGATGCACAAGCCAAACGCAGCCAGTAA